Below is a genomic region from Paenibacillus rhizovicinus.
GAGTATATTGAACGAGAAATTCAAGTCGATCAAGCTTCCCGAATACATTCAATTTTTCGGCGGACCGCGGTTTGTTCCGCTCATCGTCAGCGTATTCTCGACCTTATGGGCCATCATCATGGTGCAGATCGCGCCGGGCATACATAACGCATTGATGGAGCTTGGCGACGTCGTGAACTCGGGCGGCGGGTTCGGCGTGTTTCTATTCGGATTCGTGCTGCGGATTCTGGTCGTATTCGGTCTGCACCACTTGGTCAGCCATGTATTCTGGTTTCAGGTCGGCGGCTTCCAAGCGCCCGACGGACATATGGTGTTCGGCGATTTGCCGCGGTTCTTCGCCGGCGATCCGACGGCTGGCGGGTTTATGGCCGGCCTGTATCCGACGATGATGTTCGCGCTTCCCGCGATCGCTTTCGCCATTATTCACGAAGCGCGCGAGGACTTGAAGCCGATGATCCGCAAGACGTTCATGACCGCCGCACTGGCTTCTTTTTTAACGGGCGTGACGGAACCGATTGAATTTGCGTTTTTATTTGTAGCGCCGTACTTGTTCGTCGTTCATGCGCTGCTTTCCGGACTGATGATGTGGCTGACGTACGAGCTCGGCATACGAACGGGTTTTTCGTTCTCGGCAGGTGCCATCGATTTTCTGATCAATGAGCATTTGGCTACCCGAGGCTGGCTGATCATTCCGATCGGTCTATTATTCGGTCTGATTTATTACTTCATGTTCCGCTGGGCGATTCGCAGGTTCCGCATTCCGACGCCGGGCCGCGAGGAAGGTTCGCAGCTCGATGAATGGGCGGGCGATATCCCATATCGCGCGCCGCTTATTCTGCAAGCGATCGGCGGCAAGGAGAACATCATCCAGATGGAGGCGTGCATCACCCGGCTGCGGCTCAAGGTAGGCAGCGACAAGCTGATCGATAACAACGCGCTCAAGCATCTCGGCGCGGCAGGCGTGATTCGACTCGGCGGGGGCAACGTCCAAATCGTGTTCGGCACGTACTCCGAGCTGATCCGGGAGGAAATGAACAAAGCGATTCGCAGGGACATTTCCAGGGTGCTCTTCTGTTCCCCGGTTCAGGGCCGGATGATGCCGCTCAGCGAAGTACCCGATCCGATATTCGCGGGCAAGCTCGTCGGCGATGGCGTCGCGTTCATGCCGGATAAGGGCGAGCTTGTGTCTCCGGTGCTAGGCAAGGTCATACACGTCTATCCGTCGATGCACGCGATCGGCATTCGAACGCCCGACGGGCTCGAAGTGCTGCTGCACATCGGCATCGATACGTCGCAGTTGAAAGGACATGGTTTCTCCGCGGTCGTGAAGGAAGGCGATCAGGTGAAGCCCGGCCAGCTGCTTATCACCTTCGATATGCAGAAAATCCGTAAAGGAAGCAAGTCGCTCGCGACGCCGATGGTCATCACGAATTCGGACCGCGTCAGCTCATGGAGCTTCGCTCCGTTCAAGAGCGTGAAGCGCGGGCAGGCTTCCGTCATGTCTGTCGTTCTAAAAGAGAGAAGCGGTGGAGGGGAAACAGCGTGATTCAAGGTATTGGAGCATCATCTGGCATCGCGATTGGCAAAGCGTTCGTGCTTCCGAATTGGGAATGGGATCTGCCGGAGCAGAAAATCGACGTAGGCGATTTGGCACGCGAATTCGACCGGCTATACGAAGGGATCCGGACATCGAAGGTCGAGATCGAACAAATGAAGGATGAGCTGCGCGAAGCGGTGGGCCCGGAGGAAAGCTATATTTTCGACGCCCATCTCGCTATTCTGGACGATCCTGTCTTCATGAATGAAATTCAGGGGATTATCCAGCGTCAATACAAAGCGGCTGAAGTGGCGGTCAAGGAAGCGATCGATCATTTCGTTACCATGTTCGACCTTCTGGATGACGAATATATGAAGGAGCGCGCCCTCGATATCAAGGATGTCGGGAATCGGCTGCTCAAACATCTGCTCGGTGCTCCGGAAATTACGCTGCCCTCCGATACGCAGCCGTTCATTCTGATCGCCAAGGAACTGTCGCCGTCGCAGCTCGCGCATTTGAACCCCAGCCATGTGCTCGGAATCGCGACGCTGGCCGGCAGTACGATCTCGCATTCTTCCATCATGGCAAGGGCGCTCGGCGTTCCGCTCGTCGTCGGCATCGAATCGAAGCTGGAGGAGACGATCCAGACCGGCGATATGCTTATCATCGACGGCGGACTCGGCATCGTGCATCTTCATCCGGAACAGCCGCTTATCGATCTGTATACGGGCAAGCAGATCATGCAGTCGGAGAAGAAGCAGCAGCTGAAGGGAATCATCAGCTTCAAGCCGGTCACCCAAGACGGCAAGGAGATGGAGTTAAGCGCGAATATCAGCTCGCTGAAGGAGCTGAATGTCGCCCTGAACAGCGGTGCGAATGGCGTCGGCTTGTTCCGTACGGAGTTTCTGTACATGGACCGCAGCCGTCTGCCGCGCGAGGAAGAGCAGGTCGAGGTGTATCGGAGCGTTGCGGAGAAGCTGCACCCCAAACCGCTTATCATTCGGACGTTGGATATCGGCGGCGACAAGCAGCTGGATTATTTCGAACTGCCGGAAGAAGACAATCCGTTCCTCGGTTACCGCGCGATTCGAATCTGTCTCGACAAGACGGATTTGTTCAAGACGCAGCTGCGGGCGATTTTGCGTGCCAGCCATTGCGGCAACGTGAAGATCATGTATCCGCTGATCTCCTCCGTCGACGAGGTGCGGGCTGCGA
It encodes:
- a CDS encoding glucose PTS transporter subunit IIA, which translates into the protein MNIMGHLQQLGRSLMLPTIVLPAAAVFLSLSALPWDSLGMPSIHTHLLTAGQTLFTFLPYLFAFGVAMGMTSNSGTAGLAAIAGMFIYTSIINASHYELEPTVFTGVIIGIVTSILNEKFKSIKLPEYIQFFGGPRFVPLIVSVFSTLWAIIMVQIAPGIHNALMELGDVVNSGGGFGVFLFGFVLRILVVFGLHHLVSHVFWFQVGGFQAPDGHMVFGDLPRFFAGDPTAGGFMAGLYPTMMFALPAIAFAIIHEAREDLKPMIRKTFMTAALASFLTGVTEPIEFAFLFVAPYLFVVHALLSGLMMWLTYELGIRTGFSFSAGAIDFLINEHLATRGWLIIPIGLLFGLIYYFMFRWAIRRFRIPTPGREEGSQLDEWAGDIPYRAPLILQAIGGKENIIQMEACITRLRLKVGSDKLIDNNALKHLGAAGVIRLGGGNVQIVFGTYSELIREEMNKAIRRDISRVLFCSPVQGRMMPLSEVPDPIFAGKLVGDGVAFMPDKGELVSPVLGKVIHVYPSMHAIGIRTPDGLEVLLHIGIDTSQLKGHGFSAVVKEGDQVKPGQLLITFDMQKIRKGSKSLATPMVITNSDRVSSWSFAPFKSVKRGQASVMSVVLKERSGGGETA
- the ptsP gene encoding phosphoenolpyruvate--protein phosphotransferase — protein: MIQGIGASSGIAIGKAFVLPNWEWDLPEQKIDVGDLAREFDRLYEGIRTSKVEIEQMKDELREAVGPEESYIFDAHLAILDDPVFMNEIQGIIQRQYKAAEVAVKEAIDHFVTMFDLLDDEYMKERALDIKDVGNRLLKHLLGAPEITLPSDTQPFILIAKELSPSQLAHLNPSHVLGIATLAGSTISHSSIMARALGVPLVVGIESKLEETIQTGDMLIIDGGLGIVHLHPEQPLIDLYTGKQIMQSEKKQQLKGIISFKPVTQDGKEMELSANISSLKELNVALNSGANGVGLFRTEFLYMDRSRLPREEEQVEVYRSVAEKLHPKPLIIRTLDIGGDKQLDYFELPEEDNPFLGYRAIRICLDKTDLFKTQLRAILRASHCGNVKIMYPLISSVDEVRAANKLLQACKDELRAEGVPFSEEIEVGIMIELPAAVVIADMLAEEVDFFSIGTNDLIQFTLAVDRMNEQISHLYEPFHPSVLRMIKLTVEAAKRKGVHVGVCGEMAGDLKALPIWLALDVDELSMSAHSILPVKERLLALRQQEARKLFDRLLTCSTSAEIHALLELKPSEEQKAEAYPDVYRSS